The Methanoculleus marisnigri JR1 genome window below encodes:
- the glmU gene encoding bifunctional sugar-1-phosphate nucleotidylyltransferase/acetyltransferase translates to MQCVVLAAGEGKRMRPLTARRPKVMLPIANRPMMEHLVVAARDAGITDFTFVVGYFEREIRNHFGDGSSLGVNIAYVTQRHQLGTADALRSTAGMIDDRFLLLNGDMILKSDDIGRFCRMDAPCVGIHETDHPQDYGVVTVKGGRITGLEEKSEDPKSNLINAGAYLFEPDIFDLLSGLKVSGRGEFELTDALETYINEGTLRAYSLAYWLDVGQPWDLLDANEGLLSSIRHERHGTVEDGCTVPETVCIGKGTVIRAGTYIEGACVIGENCVIGPHAYIRGSTAIGDNCHIGHATELKNSIIMSGTKIPHFNYIGDSIVGSNCNFGAGTKVANLRHDNGAVKVCGKTTGRRKFGAIIGDDVLFGINCSVNVGSLVGSGTRAAPHSLVEGCIEDNSIIR, encoded by the coding sequence ATGCAGTGTGTCGTACTGGCAGCAGGAGAGGGGAAACGGATGCGTCCCCTGACCGCCCGGCGCCCGAAGGTGATGCTTCCGATCGCGAACCGCCCGATGATGGAGCACCTGGTCGTCGCGGCCCGCGATGCGGGAATCACCGACTTCACCTTCGTCGTCGGGTACTTCGAACGCGAGATCCGGAACCACTTCGGAGACGGCAGCAGCCTTGGCGTGAATATCGCCTACGTGACCCAGCGCCACCAGCTCGGCACCGCCGACGCCCTGCGGTCGACGGCAGGGATGATCGACGACCGGTTCCTCCTCTTGAACGGGGATATGATCCTCAAATCCGACGATATCGGGAGATTCTGCCGGATGGACGCTCCGTGCGTGGGGATTCACGAGACCGACCACCCGCAGGACTACGGCGTCGTGACGGTGAAAGGAGGCCGCATCACCGGTCTCGAGGAGAAGTCCGAAGACCCGAAGAGCAACCTGATCAACGCGGGCGCCTACCTCTTCGAACCCGACATCTTCGACCTCCTTTCGGGGCTCAAGGTATCGGGCCGGGGCGAGTTCGAGCTGACCGACGCGCTCGAGACCTATATCAATGAAGGAACGCTCAGGGCATATTCGCTCGCCTACTGGCTCGACGTGGGGCAGCCGTGGGACCTCCTCGACGCAAACGAGGGGCTTCTCTCCTCGATCCGCCACGAGCGGCACGGAACGGTCGAGGACGGATGCACCGTCCCGGAGACGGTCTGCATCGGAAAAGGGACGGTCATCCGGGCCGGGACCTATATCGAGGGAGCCTGCGTCATCGGCGAGAACTGCGTCATCGGCCCCCACGCCTATATCCGGGGCTCCACCGCCATCGGTGATAACTGCCATATCGGGCACGCGACCGAGCTCAAGAACTCCATCATCATGTCGGGGACGAAGATTCCCCACTTCAACTACATCGGCGACAGCATCGTCGGGAGTAACTGCAACTTCGGAGCGGGCACCAAGGTCGCGAACCTCAGGCACGACAACGGAGCGGTGAAAGTCTGCGGGAAGACTACCGGGCGGAGGAAGTTCGGCGCCATCATCGGCGACGACGTCCTCTTCGGGATCAACTGCTCGGTCAATGTCGGAAGCCTCGTCGGCAGCGGCACCCGGGCGGCTCCCCACTCCCTCGTTGAAGGATGCATCGAGGACAACTCAATCATCAGGTGA
- the glmU gene encoding bifunctional sugar-1-phosphate nucleotidylyltransferase/acetyltransferase: MMQAVILAAGEGSRLRPLTRSKPKAMLPVANRPIIEYVIDALLENGIRDIVVVVGYRKEEVIRHLNRLDAPIQVVVQERQLGTADALRAAESEITDNFLVLPGDNYINAESIARIKEEQNAMLVAEHPNPSNFGVVVIRNGIVREIVEKPEDAPTFTVSTGIYSFTPDVFSYLQTNEIPDALSTMIASGRRIRAIPADDWQDAVYPWDLLKLNSRMLKEIKPRIAGAVDASVIHRGTVHIGTGTTIGPNTVICGPVTIGNNCSIGPNTVIMPDTSIGDGVVLEPFTYVADSLVMSDVTIGSHSRIVSAVFGQGCILADHTTTYPSASLLEVGGLIQKEEFGAVLGEGVRAAPFTTFKNCIAGNSVTVGEGKTVIGIIEDGTRVM, encoded by the coding sequence ATGATGCAGGCAGTCATTCTAGCAGCGGGAGAAGGGAGCCGTCTGCGGCCGCTGACGAGAAGCAAGCCCAAGGCCATGCTCCCGGTCGCAAACCGGCCGATCATCGAGTACGTCATCGACGCCCTCCTGGAGAACGGAATCCGCGACATCGTGGTGGTGGTCGGGTATCGCAAAGAGGAGGTCATCCGGCACCTCAACAGGCTCGACGCCCCGATCCAGGTCGTCGTCCAGGAGCGCCAGCTCGGGACCGCGGATGCTCTCCGGGCGGCCGAGTCGGAGATCACGGACAACTTCCTGGTTCTTCCCGGCGACAACTACATCAACGCCGAATCGATAGCCCGGATCAAGGAGGAGCAGAACGCCATGCTCGTCGCCGAACACCCGAACCCCTCGAACTTCGGGGTCGTGGTGATCAGGAACGGCATCGTTCGCGAGATCGTCGAGAAACCCGAAGACGCCCCGACGTTCACGGTATCGACCGGGATCTACTCGTTCACCCCCGACGTCTTCTCCTACCTCCAGACAAACGAGATCCCCGACGCCCTCTCCACCATGATCGCATCGGGCCGGCGGATACGGGCGATCCCGGCAGACGACTGGCAGGACGCCGTCTACCCCTGGGATCTCCTGAAACTGAACAGCCGGATGCTCAAGGAGATCAAGCCCCGGATCGCGGGGGCGGTCGACGCATCCGTCATTCATCGGGGCACCGTGCATATCGGGACCGGAACGACCATCGGCCCGAACACCGTCATCTGCGGCCCCGTAACCATCGGAAACAACTGCAGCATCGGCCCGAACACCGTGATCATGCCCGATACGAGCATCGGCGACGGGGTGGTGCTCGAACCGTTCACCTACGTCGCCGACTCGCTCGTCATGAGCGACGTCACGATCGGGTCGCATTCGAGGATCGTCTCGGCGGTCTTCGGCCAGGGGTGCATCCTCGCCGACCACACCACCACCTACCCGTCCGCGAGCCTCCTTGAGGTCGGAGGCCTCATACAGAAGGAGGAATTCGGCGCAGTCCTCGGTGAGGGAGTCCGCGCGGCACCATTCACAACGTTTAAGAACTGCATCGCCGGTAACAGTGTCACCGTCGGGGAGGGGAAGACGGTGATCGGCATCATCGAGGACGGGACACGGGTGATGTAG
- the glmS gene encoding glutamine--fructose-6-phosphate transaminase (isomerizing) produces MCGIVGYIGRRDATPVLIQGLKRLEYRGYDSFGIATVGSAIEVYKKTGRISDGESGAADLRGYAGIGHTRWATHGEPSDLNAHPHTDCSGRIAVVHNGVIENYGELKRQLAGRGHTFRSETDTEVIAHLIEEHYDGDLLAAVNATLPLLKGSYAVLVIAEDTQQIVAARDASPLVLGVGDGEVFAASDMTPLLEYTERVIFLEDGDVADLASGRCTIYHDGQTVERPIELINWCVEDTRKGGFAHYMLKEIYEQPQSFYETIRAGIDEHVRRMVTETDEITLVACGTSYHTALVFKYLAEPLCGIPVRVEMGSEFKYFTPPLRGLVIAVSQSGETADTIAALKMAKARNCPTLAITNMQGSTVTRVADETLLMRAGPEIGVAATKSYTAQLAALMEIVNLRCEGAFDDTLSHAHLAIGDVLLQDIKEAVALCSKAEHVFFVGRGPFYPVSMEGALKMKEISYVHAEGYAAGELKHGPFALLTPETPVVAVCTPGSTYGVMTSNIKEMKARKAPVIALGVAGDTELAEIVDIFIPIPNTHHLVQVLTASVVLQLLAYHTACALQRDVDKPRNLAKSVTVE; encoded by the coding sequence ATGTGCGGAATCGTCGGCTATATCGGGAGACGGGATGCAACCCCGGTCCTGATCCAGGGCCTGAAGCGGCTTGAATACCGGGGCTACGACTCCTTCGGCATCGCGACGGTCGGGAGCGCAATCGAGGTTTACAAGAAGACCGGCCGCATCTCGGACGGCGAGTCAGGGGCGGCCGATCTCCGGGGATACGCCGGGATCGGGCATACCCGGTGGGCCACCCACGGCGAACCGAGCGACCTCAACGCCCACCCGCACACCGACTGCTCGGGAAGGATCGCCGTGGTGCACAACGGGGTCATCGAGAACTACGGCGAACTGAAGCGGCAACTCGCAGGGCGCGGTCACACCTTCCGGTCGGAGACCGACACCGAGGTGATCGCCCACCTCATCGAGGAGCACTACGACGGCGATCTCCTCGCGGCGGTCAACGCGACCCTCCCCCTGCTCAAAGGCTCGTACGCCGTCCTCGTGATCGCGGAGGATACGCAGCAAATCGTCGCAGCCCGCGACGCAAGCCCGCTCGTTCTCGGCGTCGGGGACGGCGAGGTCTTTGCCGCCTCGGACATGACGCCGCTCCTCGAGTACACCGAACGCGTGATCTTCCTCGAAGACGGCGACGTCGCCGATCTCGCATCCGGTCGCTGCACCATCTACCACGACGGCCAAACAGTGGAGCGCCCGATCGAACTGATCAACTGGTGCGTCGAGGATACCCGGAAGGGCGGGTTCGCCCACTACATGTTAAAAGAGATCTACGAGCAGCCCCAGTCATTCTACGAGACCATCAGGGCGGGCATCGACGAGCACGTGCGCCGGATGGTCACGGAGACCGACGAGATCACCCTGGTCGCGTGCGGGACGTCCTACCATACCGCTCTGGTCTTCAAGTACCTGGCCGAACCGCTCTGCGGCATACCGGTACGGGTCGAGATGGGGTCGGAGTTCAAGTACTTCACCCCACCCCTTCGCGGCCTCGTGATCGCGGTCTCGCAGTCGGGGGAGACGGCGGACACGATCGCCGCCCTGAAGATGGCGAAGGCCCGCAACTGCCCGACGCTCGCCATCACCAATATGCAGGGGAGCACGGTCACCCGGGTTGCGGACGAGACACTCCTGATGAGGGCCGGGCCCGAGATCGGCGTCGCCGCGACCAAGTCCTACACGGCGCAACTTGCGGCGCTGATGGAGATCGTCAACCTGCGCTGCGAGGGGGCGTTCGACGATACCCTCTCACACGCGCACCTGGCCATCGGCGACGTCCTTCTCCAGGACATCAAGGAAGCGGTCGCCCTCTGCTCGAAGGCCGAACACGTCTTCTTCGTGGGAAGAGGGCCGTTCTACCCGGTCTCGATGGAGGGCGCCCTGAAGATGAAGGAGATCAGTTACGTCCACGCCGAGGGGTATGCGGCGGGAGAACTCAAGCACGGGCCGTTCGCCCTGCTCACTCCCGAGACGCCGGTGGTCGCCGTCTGCACCCCCGGTTCGACCTACGGCGTGATGACCTCGAACATCAAGGAGATGAAGGCAAGGAAAGCCCCGGTCATCGCTCTCGGGGTTGCCGGGGATACGGAACTCGCCGAGATCGTGGACATCTTCATCCCTATTCCGAACACACACCATCTGGTGCAGGTGCTGACCGCGTCGGTCGTCCTGCAGTTGCTTGCTTACCACACCGCATGTGCCCTGCAGCGGGACGTCGACAAGCCGCGAAACCTGGCAAAGAGCGTGACCGTTGAATGA
- a CDS encoding acyltransferase produces the protein MIEYGRNALGEGATIFEPVTVGFPSRDRMGESDYPGTTIGRGAVLRSGTIIYCDVVIGDAFQTGHNVLIREKTTIGDRVAIGTAAVIEGDCTIGDDVRLQSLVYVPTGARIGERVFVGPNAVLTNDRYPPGPHESLRGPVIGNDAVIGANATILPGVTVGKGAFVAAGAVVTKDVPPAMLAVGAPARFRPLPPEARRCR, from the coding sequence ATGATTGAGTATGGACGTAACGCCCTCGGCGAGGGGGCGACGATATTCGAGCCGGTGACCGTCGGGTTTCCCTCCCGCGACCGGATGGGAGAGAGCGACTACCCCGGCACCACCATCGGGAGGGGCGCCGTCCTCCGGTCGGGCACGATCATCTACTGCGACGTCGTGATCGGCGATGCCTTTCAGACCGGCCATAACGTGCTGATCCGCGAAAAGACGACCATCGGCGACCGCGTCGCGATCGGGACGGCGGCGGTGATCGAGGGCGACTGCACGATCGGCGACGACGTCCGGCTCCAGAGCCTGGTCTACGTCCCCACCGGCGCCCGGATCGGGGAACGGGTCTTCGTGGGCCCGAACGCCGTGCTGACGAACGACCGCTACCCGCCCGGCCCGCACGAATCCCTCCGGGGGCCGGTGATCGGGAACGATGCCGTCATCGGTGCGAACGCGACGATCCTCCCCGGCGTCACCGTCGGGAAGGGAGCGTTCGTCGCCGCGGGCGCGGTGGTGACGAAGGACGTCCCGCCCGCGATGCTCGCGGTGGGGGCTCCGGCACGGTTCCGGCCGCTCCCCCCTGAAGCGAGGCGGTGCCGGTGA
- a CDS encoding DegT/DnrJ/EryC1/StrS family aminotransferase, with translation MKVPIARPLVGEEEIAAVADVMRSGMLAQGSVVTEFESRFADYCGAAHAIGVNSGTAALHAALLAAGVGPGDSVVVPAFTFFATASSVSMCGATPLFADVDPATFNIDPDSVAALIRPDTRAVVGVHLFGQPFDVGAVREVCDDHNLVLVEDAAQAHGAEYHGRRAGSLADLACFSFYPTKNMTTGEGGMVTTDDDALAERVRLLINHGQSQKYLHSAVGYNYRMTNIDAAIGLVQLGRLEGFNERRIENARYLDRHLAGTGLATPCVAPGVRHVYHQYVVKLPAGYPLTRDTFMSALGGKGIGTAVHYPIPVNRQPVYENERASCPASDDLAASVVSLPVHPAVTDEELAYICEAVRELQAA, from the coding sequence GTGAAGGTTCCCATCGCCCGGCCGCTCGTCGGCGAGGAGGAGATCGCGGCCGTCGCCGACGTGATGCGGTCGGGGATGCTCGCCCAGGGGTCGGTCGTTACGGAGTTCGAGTCACGGTTCGCGGACTACTGCGGTGCCGCCCACGCAATCGGCGTCAACTCGGGCACCGCGGCGCTCCATGCGGCTCTCCTCGCCGCCGGCGTCGGGCCGGGGGACTCGGTGGTCGTCCCGGCATTCACGTTCTTTGCAACGGCGTCAAGCGTCTCGATGTGCGGGGCGACACCGCTCTTTGCGGATGTCGATCCTGCGACGTTCAACATCGACCCGGACTCGGTCGCGGCTCTCATCCGGCCCGACACCCGGGCGGTCGTCGGCGTCCACCTCTTCGGGCAGCCGTTCGACGTCGGTGCGGTTCGCGAGGTCTGCGACGACCATAACCTCGTCCTCGTCGAGGACGCGGCCCAGGCGCACGGCGCGGAGTACCACGGGAGACGGGCGGGGAGTCTCGCCGACCTTGCCTGCTTCTCGTTTTACCCGACGAAGAACATGACCACCGGCGAGGGGGGTATGGTCACGACCGACGATGATGCCCTTGCGGAACGCGTCCGGCTCCTCATCAACCACGGCCAGAGCCAGAAATACCTTCACTCGGCCGTCGGCTACAACTACCGGATGACGAACATCGACGCCGCGATCGGCCTCGTGCAGCTCGGCCGGCTCGAGGGCTTCAACGAGCGCCGGATCGAGAACGCCCGCTACCTCGACCGCCACCTCGCGGGCACGGGGCTCGCGACGCCCTGCGTCGCACCGGGCGTCCGGCACGTCTACCACCAGTACGTCGTTAAACTCCCGGCCGGCTACCCGCTCACGCGAGACACGTTCATGAGCGCTCTCGGCGGTAAGGGGATCGGGACCGCCGTCCATTACCCCATCCCCGTCAACCGGCAGCCCGTCTACGAAAACGAGCGCGCTTCCTGCCCGGCATCGGACGACCTTGCGGCATCGGTCGTGAGCCTGCCCGTCCACCCGGCGGTGACGGACGAAGAACTTGCGTATATCTGTGAGGCGGTGCGGGAACTCCAGGCCGCATAA